DNA sequence from the bacterium genome:
GAATATCCCAAAATACTATTAGGCTACTTTGATTGGAATAATATGCAAAATGGCTATTATCAAGAACCTCAACATTGTATTGATTACCATCAAGATAGGAAAAAGGCTTTGAGTGTCCAAGGAGGGACTATTAAACACATAAAGGATATTTGCGAAATTATAGAAATATAAGAGGTGAAAAAATGACAGTAAAAGAAATCGTTTTGGCAGAAGAAATAGGAAATGAGATTTATAATGCCAGAATAGAAAGAGGAATAAGAACTCAAGCCATATTGGCTAAAAGAATAGGTATAACAAGGTCTTATTTGAATAGAATAGAAAGGGGAAAATATCTACCTCCTGTAAAAATGATACTTAAAATAGCTAAAGTTCTTAATTGTGAAGCGAAAATTAAGTTTGTTTTACAATAAATTTGTAAGCATAATTGCCTATATTGCTATGCAAGTTAAAAGAGGTAAAAAACTTGGTTGTGGTTAGAACCACTGGTGGTAG
Encoded proteins:
- a CDS encoding helix-turn-helix transcriptional regulator, whose translation is MTVKEIVLAEEIGNEIYNARIERGIRTQAILAKRIGITRSYLNRIERGKYLPPVKMILKIAKVLNCEAKIKFVLQ